One segment of Polypterus senegalus isolate Bchr_013 chromosome 8, ASM1683550v1, whole genome shotgun sequence DNA contains the following:
- the LOC120534457 gene encoding gastrula zinc finger protein XlCGF7.1-like isoform X3: MRTANWGQWALKKSRHCSSPEPPINVKSEDLSSGRIQKDQPTPANKSGERNKHHCCLECGKQFIDRSHLQRHTRIHTGEKPYCCTECGKQFSDRSTLQGHTRIHTGVKPYCCNECGKRFSQTSDLQKHSRIHSGEKPYSCNECGKQFSRISYLQSHKRIHTGEKPYCCNECGKRFSQIGNFKTHARIHTGERPYCCSDCGKQFFNKANLQVHRRIHTGERPFCCSECGKQFSHMSTLQTHSRIHTGDKPYCCSECGKGFISIGSLQIHRSTHTGEKPYCSECGKHFASKSNLQVHRRIHTGEKPYYCFKCGESFSYKRSLNTHTMIHME; encoded by the exons ATGAGGACTGCAAATTGGGGTCAGTGGGCATTAAAGAAGAG CAGACACTGTTCATCTCCAGAGCCTCCTATTAACGTGAAGTCTGAAGACTTGTCATCTGGTAGAATTCAGAAAGATCAGCCAACACCTGCAAATAAATCTGGAGAaa GAAACAAACATCactgctgtttggaatgtggcaaacaattcattGACAGGAGTCATCTTCAGAGACATactagaattcacactggagagaagccatattgctgtactgaATGCGGTAAACAATTCTCTGACAGGAGTACCCTTCAGggtcacacaagaattcacacaggagtgaagccatattgctgtaatgaatgtggcaaacgattctcacaaACGAGCGATCTTCAGAAACACAGTAGGATTCACTCTGGGGAAAAGCCATATtcctgtaatgaatgtggtaaacagttttcacggATAAGCTATCTTCagagccacaaaagaattcacacaggagaaaagccatattgctgtaatgaatgcgGTAAACGATTCTCACAAATTGGCAATTTTAAGACACACgctagaattcacactggagagaggccatattgttgttctgattgtggcaaacaattcttcAATAAAGCAAACCTTCAAGTTCacagaagaattcacacaggagagaggccattttgttgttctgaatgtggcaaacagttttcacatatGAGTACTCTTCAGACCCactcaagaattcacactggagacaagccgtattgctgttcagaatgtgggaaAGGATTCATCAGCATCGGTAGTCTTCAGATCCACAGAAGtactcacactggagagaagccatattgctcgGAGTGTGGCAAACATTTTGCCAGTAAGTCAAATCTTCAAGTccacagaagaattcacactggagagaagccatattattgttttaaatgtggtgaAAGCTTTTCTTATAAGAGGTCACTTAATACCCACACAATGATTCATATGGAATAG
- the LOC120534457 gene encoding gastrula zinc finger protein XlCGF17.1-like isoform X2 produces the protein MRTANWGQWALKKRCQNSEVIGLISSQSRHCSSPEPPINVKSEDLSSGRIQKDQPTPANKSGERNKHHCCLECGKQFIDRSHLQRHTRIHTGEKPYCCTECGKQFSDRSTLQGHTRIHTGVKPYCCNECGKRFSQTSDLQKHSRIHSGEKPYSCNECGKQFSRISYLQSHKRIHTGEKPYCCNECGKRFSQIGNFKTHARIHTGERPYCCSDCGKQFFNKANLQVHRRIHTGERPFCCSECGKQFSHMSTLQTHSRIHTGDKPYCCSECGKGFISIGSLQIHRSTHTGEKPYCSECGKHFASKSNLQVHRRIHTGEKPYYCFKCGESFSYKRSLNTHTMIHME, from the exons ATGAGGACTGCAAATTGGGGTCAGTGGGCATTAAAGAAGAG GTGTCAGAATAGTGAGGTGATCGGACTAATCTCTTCTCAAAGCAGACACTGTTCATCTCCAGAGCCTCCTATTAACGTGAAGTCTGAAGACTTGTCATCTGGTAGAATTCAGAAAGATCAGCCAACACCTGCAAATAAATCTGGAGAaa GAAACAAACATCactgctgtttggaatgtggcaaacaattcattGACAGGAGTCATCTTCAGAGACATactagaattcacactggagagaagccatattgctgtactgaATGCGGTAAACAATTCTCTGACAGGAGTACCCTTCAGggtcacacaagaattcacacaggagtgaagccatattgctgtaatgaatgtggcaaacgattctcacaaACGAGCGATCTTCAGAAACACAGTAGGATTCACTCTGGGGAAAAGCCATATtcctgtaatgaatgtggtaaacagttttcacggATAAGCTATCTTCagagccacaaaagaattcacacaggagaaaagccatattgctgtaatgaatgcgGTAAACGATTCTCACAAATTGGCAATTTTAAGACACACgctagaattcacactggagagaggccatattgttgttctgattgtggcaaacaattcttcAATAAAGCAAACCTTCAAGTTCacagaagaattcacacaggagagaggccattttgttgttctgaatgtggcaaacagttttcacatatGAGTACTCTTCAGACCCactcaagaattcacactggagacaagccgtattgctgttcagaatgtgggaaAGGATTCATCAGCATCGGTAGTCTTCAGATCCACAGAAGtactcacactggagagaagccatattgctcgGAGTGTGGCAAACATTTTGCCAGTAAGTCAAATCTTCAAGTccacagaagaattcacactggagagaagccatattattgttttaaatgtggtgaAAGCTTTTCTTATAAGAGGTCACTTAATACCCACACAATGATTCATATGGAATAG
- the LOC120534457 gene encoding zinc finger protein 501-like isoform X1, whose product MDVKEETCDADSIVEKKTINFEKEDYEWESVHPKQESLSLKDEDCKLGSVGIKEEVIEKSVSVQMQEHKGLETVEKEVLYYRCQNSEVIGLISSQSRHCSSPEPPINVKSEDLSSGRIQKDQPTPANKSGERNKHHCCLECGKQFIDRSHLQRHTRIHTGEKPYCCTECGKQFSDRSTLQGHTRIHTGVKPYCCNECGKRFSQTSDLQKHSRIHSGEKPYSCNECGKQFSRISYLQSHKRIHTGEKPYCCNECGKRFSQIGNFKTHARIHTGERPYCCSDCGKQFFNKANLQVHRRIHTGERPFCCSECGKQFSHMSTLQTHSRIHTGDKPYCCSECGKGFISIGSLQIHRSTHTGEKPYCSECGKHFASKSNLQVHRRIHTGEKPYYCFKCGESFSYKRSLNTHTMIHME is encoded by the exons ATGGATGTTAAAGAGGAGACATGTGATGCTGACTCAATTGTGGAGAAAAAGACCATAAATTTTGAGAAGGAGGACTATGAATGGGAGTCTGTTCACCCCAAGCAGGAGAGCCTGAGCCTTAAGGATGAGGACTGCAAATTGGGGTCAGTGGGCATTAAAGAAGAGGTAATTGAGAAGTCTGTCAGTGTTCAGATGCAGGAACATAAAGGTTTGGAGACTGTTGAAAAAGAAGTCCTTTATTACAGGTGTCAGAATAGTGAGGTGATCGGACTAATCTCTTCTCAAAGCAGACACTGTTCATCTCCAGAGCCTCCTATTAACGTGAAGTCTGAAGACTTGTCATCTGGTAGAATTCAGAAAGATCAGCCAACACCTGCAAATAAATCTGGAGAaa GAAACAAACATCactgctgtttggaatgtggcaaacaattcattGACAGGAGTCATCTTCAGAGACATactagaattcacactggagagaagccatattgctgtactgaATGCGGTAAACAATTCTCTGACAGGAGTACCCTTCAGggtcacacaagaattcacacaggagtgaagccatattgctgtaatgaatgtggcaaacgattctcacaaACGAGCGATCTTCAGAAACACAGTAGGATTCACTCTGGGGAAAAGCCATATtcctgtaatgaatgtggtaaacagttttcacggATAAGCTATCTTCagagccacaaaagaattcacacaggagaaaagccatattgctgtaatgaatgcgGTAAACGATTCTCACAAATTGGCAATTTTAAGACACACgctagaattcacactggagagaggccatattgttgttctgattgtggcaaacaattcttcAATAAAGCAAACCTTCAAGTTCacagaagaattcacacaggagagaggccattttgttgttctgaatgtggcaaacagttttcacatatGAGTACTCTTCAGACCCactcaagaattcacactggagacaagccgtattgctgttcagaatgtgggaaAGGATTCATCAGCATCGGTAGTCTTCAGATCCACAGAAGtactcacactggagagaagccatattgctcgGAGTGTGGCAAACATTTTGCCAGTAAGTCAAATCTTCAAGTccacagaagaattcacactggagagaagccatattattgttttaaatgtggtgaAAGCTTTTCTTATAAGAGGTCACTTAATACCCACACAATGATTCATATGGAATAG